The following is a genomic window from Candidatus Cloacimonadota bacterium.
TATGCCTCTCTTTGAGGATGAAGACGTGTTCCAGATTTTCCACCTGGGTGAAGGGTTCAATCTCCGCGCTGATGAAAAGCTGGTCTTGAGAATCGCGGATGCGGGATACTTTGCCCACAGGATAACCCTTGGGATAAAGTGTGGAAAGGTTTGAAGTTACGATTGTATCGCCCGCGCTGATTTGCGAGCCCAATCGAATCATGTTCATGTTTGT
Proteins encoded in this region:
- a CDS encoding rod shape-determining protein MreC — its product is TNMNMIRLGSQISAGDTIVTSNLSTLYPKGYPVGKVSRIRDSQDQLFISAEIEPFTQVENLEHVFILKERHK